In Procambarus clarkii isolate CNS0578487 chromosome 25, FALCON_Pclarkii_2.0, whole genome shotgun sequence, the following proteins share a genomic window:
- the LOC138368575 gene encoding piggyBac transposable element-derived protein 4-like, whose translation MSDASSMSSHSTVTRGNGKRLSDEEIHDILYDDGALDDDLDYDPEKDLTQRSDTSEEETELKDVASVYGTRASPPWVNTVIISTIIITTIMCLHFENNSNEDRHDRLWKVRKMFSDMRGKFRDYFVPGQNVVIDKSLVLFKGRLAFKQYIPSKRDRFGLKFFVLCDCETGIVLDMIL comes from the exons atgtctgacgcatcctCTATGAGCTCCCACTCCACGGTGACCCGCGGAaatggaaaacgactctctgacGAGGAAATACAcgatattttgtatgatgacggtgctctggatgatgacctagactatgatccagagaaagaccttactcagagatctgatacgagtgaggaagAGACGGAATTGAAAGATGTGGCGAGTGTGTATGGTACACGtgcctcgccgccctgggtcaacaccgttatcatcagcaccatcatcatcaccaccatcat gtgcctgcatttcgagaataattcaaatgaggacagacacgacagactgtggaaagtacggaagatgttcagtgacatgagagggaagttcagggattattttgtacctggacagaatgtggtTATTGACAAGTCacttgtactgttcaaggggcgactggcattcaagcagtacatcccatcaaagcgggaccgatttggactgaagttttttgtgctgtgcgactgtgagactggtatcgTCTTGGACATGATATTATAG